The following are encoded in a window of Stigmatopora nigra isolate UIUO_SnigA chromosome 23, RoL_Snig_1.1, whole genome shotgun sequence genomic DNA:
- the LOC144181026 gene encoding uncharacterized protein LOC144181026 yields the protein MPCVLVLVVGALVCTAPPPEANGSDWFGNQSRRLADSGRSVQSDRADDNPVRVSFNLPAPNVTSHAVVAAHVESFRPNVTLDNVAISLSVSSKGCGLPTCVLHQLGSKLQLGDEAAGDTLFDPFGFGKK from the exons ATGCCGTGCGTGCTGGTGTTGGTGGTGGGCGCCTTGGTTTGCACAGCTCCGCCTCCAGAAGCCAACGG GTCGGACTGGTTTGGAAACCAGAGCCGACGTCTGGCCGACTCGGGGCGCTCCGTTCAATCCGACCGAGCCGACGACAATCCTGTGCG CGTTTCTTTCAATCTGCCCGCACCGAACGTGACATCCCACGCGGTGGTTGCGGCACATGTGGAGTCCTTCAGACCCAACGTTACGTTAGACAACGTGGCAATATCTTTAAG CGTTTCGTCCAAAGGTTGCGGCCTGCCCACCTGCGTGTTGCACCAGCTCGGCTCCAAGCTTCAATTGGGCGACGAAGCGGCCGGCGACACTTTGTTCGATCCCTTCGgatttggcaaaaaatga
- the irf5 gene encoding interferon regulatory factor 5 → MNGIGSATAVGDLCPQRQISPDAPTVTGQNPRVRLKPWLLAQVDSGRFAHLAWLDPDRRLFRIPWEHATRAARPAHGEYTIFKAWALETGKFREGVDEPEPAKWKANLRCALNKSREFELRFDGTKATPLQPYKIYQVVNADAANNDEVWRCRKTTVCSDFADATFLFQMPNLTQLTIDPDAPAVVGPTLEDPEQLGAVAGTPELRLRDPQTLDPISLDHLGASAVMQAQADPADLLGAIPSTDLDLKFQYRGRPVGSVTVSDPRGCRLFYGQLWPDPRQVDLFGPVDLQQVPFPDPAEIPGRKQRAFTQALLNVMDRGLVLEIWEQDVYAVRLCQCKVFWSGPGFPHLGRPNQLERERRVKIFSLSDFLQGLISYQKGEAPNVPPHEMIFCFGEDWPDAKPKEKKLIVVQVIPVVARILTEMFSGEHSWSIDSIRLQISNPNLKDQTVEHFKEIQRLLQSQNLQGS, encoded by the exons atGAACGGGATCGGGAGCGCCACAG CCGTGGGGGACCTTTGCCCCCAACGGCAGATTTCGCCGGACGCGCCGACGGTCACTGGACAGAATCCAAGAGTGCGCCTGAAGCCGTGGCTCTTGGCCCAAGTGGACAGCGGGCGCTTTGCCCATCTGGCCTGGCTGGACCCGGATCGCCGCCTCTTCCGGATCCCCTGGGAACACGCCACGCGGGCGGCACGGCCGGCGCACGGCGAATACACCATTTTCAAG GCGTGGGCGCTGGAGACGGGCAAGTTTCGGGAAGGCGTGGACGAGCCCGAACCGGCCAAGTGGAAAGCAAACCTGCGCTGCGCTCTAAACAAGAGCCGAGAGTTTGAGCTGAGGTTCGATGGCACCAAAGCCACGCCGCTTCAACCCTATAAAATTTACCAAGTGGTGAACGCGG ATGCCGCCAACAACGATGAGGTATGGCGTTGCCGAAAAACCACCGTTTGTTCGGACTTCGCTGACGCCACCTTTCTCTTTCAGATGCCCAATCTCACCCAACTGACCATCG ACCCCGACGCCCCGGCCGTGGTCGGTCCTACCCTTGAGGATCCGGAGCAGTTAGGCGCGGTCGCCGGCACCCCCGAGCTCCGTCTCCGGGACCCCCAAACGCTTGATCCGATCAGCTTGGATCACCTGGGGGCGAGCGCCGTCATGCAGGCTCAGGCGGACCCGGCGGACCTGCTCGGCGCCATCCCAT CGACGGACCTGGATCTGAAGTTCCAGTACCGCGGCCGACCCGTGGGCTCCGTGACCGTCAGCGACCCGCGGGGGTGCCGGCTGTTCTACGGACAGCTGTGGCCCGACCCCCGGCAAGTGGACCTGTTCGGACCGGTGGACCTGCAGCAGGTGCCGTTTCCGGACCCTGCCGAGATCCCCGGACGGAAGCAACGCGCTTTCACCCAGGCCCTGCTGAACGTGATGGACCGGGGACTGGTCCTGGAGATCTGGGAGCAGGACGTCTACGCCGTCCGCCTCTGTCAGTGCAAGGTGTTCTGGTCCGGGCCGGGTTTTCCCCACCTGGGACGGCCCAATCAGCtggagagggagaggagggTGAAGATCTTCAGCCTGAGTGACTTCCTACAAG GATTGATCTCGTACCAGAAGGGCGAAGCTCCCAATGTCCCCCCTCATGAGATGATCTTCTGCTTCGGGGAGGACTGGCCTGACGCCAAACCCAAGGAGAAGAAACTGATTGTGGTTCAG GTGATTCCGGTGGTGGCACGGATTCTCACCGAGATGTTCTCGGGAGAGCACAGCTGGTCCATCGATAGCATCCGACTGCAGATCTCTAACCCGAATCTGAAGGATCAGACGGTGGAGCATTTTAAGGAGATTCAGAGACTCCTTCAGAGTCAAAATCTCCAGGGGTCCTGA
- the tnpo3 gene encoding transportin-3 isoform X1 — protein MEGGKPSLPLVYQAIQALHHDPDTAGKERASMWLGELQTSMYAWEISDQLLQLKQDEESCYFAAQTMKMKVQTSFYELPPDSHNALRDSLLSHIQNLKDRAPMIVTQLALAIADLALQMASWKGCVHTLVEKYNGDVGSMPFLVEILTVLPEEVHSRSLRIGANRRTEIIEDLAYYSSTVVTLLGSCVEKTGSDEMLIKVFRCLGSWFNLGVLDSNFMASNQLLMFLFQVLQRDDTSSNLHEAAADCVCSALYAIENVETNATLALQLFRGVQTLETAYHMAVAREDLDKVLNYCRIFTELCETFLETTVRTPGQGMGDLRTLELLLICAGHPQYEVVEISFNFWYRLGENLYKINDVALHTVFRPYIQRLLHCLARHCQLDPDHEGIPEETDDFGEFRIRVSDLVKDVIFLVGSMECFSQLYSTLKDGSPSWAVTEAVLFIMAAIAKSVDPENNPTLLEVLQQVVLLPEAVHTAVRYTSIELVGEMSEVVDRNPRFLDPVLNYLMKGLREKPLASAAAKAIHNICSVCRDHMTQHFQGLLDIARSLDSFALSTEAAVGLLKGTALVLGRLPLDKIAECLGDLCAVQVAALKKLLSEESTNGRSADPTVWLDRLAVIFRHTNPIVENGQTHPCQKVIQEIWPVLSETLNAHQADNRIVERCCRCLRFAVRCVGKGSASLLQPLVTQMVSVYQVHPHSCFLYLGSILVDEYGMEEGCRQGLLDMLQALCMPTFQLLEQANGLINHPDTVDDLFRLATRFVQRSPVTLLGSAIIVHIIQCAIAATSLDHRDANCSVMKFVRDLVHTGVANDHMDDFDLRKRLIAQAMEQHGQQLVTQLMHSCCFCLPAYTLPDIAEVLWEVMMFDRPTFCRWLESALKGLPKETSGGTVTVTHKQLTDFHKQVTSADECKQVCWAIREFTKLFR, from the exons ATGGAGGGGGGCAAACCGAGTCTGCCTCTCGTCTACCAGGCGATCCAGGCCCTGCACCATGACCCGGACACGGCCGGAAAGGAGCGAGCCTCGATGTGGCTAGGGGAGCTACAGACATCG ATGTACGCGTGGGAGATCTCGGATCAGCTGTTGCAGCTCAAGCAGGACGAAGAGTCGTGCTACTTTGCCGCTCAGACCATGAAGATGAAGGTCCAGACTTCCTTCTACGAGCTTCCGCCCGATTCCCACAACGCCCTGCGGGACTCGCTGCTCTCTCACATCCAGAACCTCAAAGACCGGGCGCCCATGATCGTGACTCAG ctgGCTTTAGCCATCGCCGATCTGGCTCTTCAGATGGCGTCCTGGAAAGGATGCGTGCACACTCTAGTCGAAAA GTACAACGGCGACGTGGGCTCCATGCCCTTCCTGGTGGAGATCCTGACCGTGCTTCCCGAAGAGGTCCACAGTCGCTCGCTACGTATCGGAGCCAATCGGAGGACGGAGATTATCGAGGACTTGGCGTATTACTCGTCCACCGTGGTCACGCTTTTG GGCTCGTGCGTGGAAAAGACGGGTAGCGACGAGATGCTCATCAAGGTTTTCCGTTGTCTGGGGAGCTGGTTCAACCTGGGGGTCCTGGACAGTAACTTCATGGCCAGCAACCAGTTACTCATGTTCCTCTTCCAAGTCCTG CAGAGGGACGACACGTCCAGCAACCTCCACGAAGCGGCCGCCGACTGCGTGTGCTCCGCCCTCTACGCCATCGAGAACGTGGAGACCAACGCCACCTTGGCGCTTCAGCTTTTCCGGGGCGTGCAGACGCTGGAGACGGCCTACCACATGGCCGTGGCCCGCGAGGACCTGGACAA AGTTCTCAACTATTGCCGAATCTTCACCGAGCTGTGCGAGACCTTTTTGGAGACGACGGTCAGGACCCCGGGTCAAGGGATGGGAGACCTGAGGACGCTGGAGCTGCTGTTGATCTGCGCCGGGCACCCCCAGTACGAG GTGGTGGAGATCTCCTTCAACTTCTGGTACCGGCTGGGGGAAAACCTCTACAAGATCAACGACGTGGCGCTCCATACTGTTTTCCGGCCGTACATTCAGAGACTCCTGCACTGCTTGGCTCGGCATTGCCAGTTGGATCCGGATCAC GAAGGAATTCCCGAGGAGACGGACGACTTTGGCGAGTTCAGGATCAGGGTTTCCGACCTGGTTAAAGACGTGATTTTCCTGGTGGGCTCCATGGAGTGCTTCTCCCAg TTGTATTCTACCCTGAAAGACGGAAGCCCCTCTTGGGCAGTGACCGAAGCCGTTCTCTTCATCATGGCCGCCATCGCCAAAAGCGTCGACCC TGAAAACAACCCCACCCTCTTGGAGGTCTTGCAACAAGTGGTCTTGCTCCCGGAAGCCGTCCACACGGCCGTGCGCTACACCAGCATCGAGCTGGTGGGAGAAATGAGCGAGGTGGTGGACCGGAACCCCAGATTCCTGG ACCCGGTGCTGAACTACCTGATGAAAGGCCTGAGAGAGAAGCCGCTAGCCTCGGCCGCCGCCAAGGCCATCCATAACATCTGCTCGGTGTGCCGGGACCACATGACTCAGCACTTCCAGGGTCTCCTGGACATCGCCCGCTCCCTGGACTCCTTTGCGCTCTCCACGGAGGCCGCCGTGGGGCTGCTGAAAG GAACGGCGCTGGTCCTGGGTCGTCTTCCTCTGGACAAGATTGCCGAGTGCCTGGGGGACCTCTGCGCCGTTCAGGTGGCCGCCCTCAAAAAG CTCCTGTCGGAAGAATCCACCAACGGGCGATCGGCCGATCCCACCGTCTGGCTGGACCGACTGGCCGTCATCTTCAG ACACACCAACCCCATCGTGGAGAACGGACAGACGCACCCCTGCCAGAAGGTCATCCAGGAG ATCTGGCCCGTGCTGTCGGAGACGCTCAACGCCCATCAGGCGGACAACCGCATCGTGGAGCGATGTTGCCGCTGCCTCCGCTTTGCCGTGCGCTGCGTGGGCAAAGGATCGGCCTCCTTGCTCCAGCCGCTGGTCACACAG ATGGTTAGCGTTTACCAGGTGCATCCGCACTCGTGCTTCCTGTACCTGGGCAGTATCCTGGTGGACGAGTACGGTATGGAAGAGGGCTGTCGGCAGGGCCTCCTGGACATGTTGCAG GCATTGTGCATGCCCACCTTCCAGCTCTTGGAGCAGGCCAACGGCCTCATCAACCATCCGGACACGGTGGACGACCTCTTCAGACTGGCCACCAG GTTCGTCCAACGGAGTCCCGTCACGCTGCTCGGCAGCGCCATCATCGTTCACATCATCCAGTGCGCCATCGCCGCCACCTCGCTGGACCACCGAGACGCCAACTGCAGCGTCATGAAGTTTGTGCGGGACCTGGTCCACACGGGCGTGGCCAACGAC CACATGGACGACTTTGATCTGAGGAAGCGGCTGATCGCCCAGGCCATGGAGCAGCACGGCCAGCAGCTGGTCACGCAGCTCATGCACTCCTGCTGCTTCTGTTTGCCCGCGTACACGCTACCCGACATCGCAGAGGTCCTGTGGGAAGTCATGATGTTCGACCGGCCG ACCTTTTGCCGCTGGTTGGAGAGTGCGCTAAAGGGCTTGCCCAAGGAGACGTCGGGGGGCACCGTCACCGTCACGCACAAGCAGCTGACGGATTTTCACAAACAAGTCACCAG TGCCGATGAATGTAAGCAAGTTTGCTGGGCCATCAGAGAGTTCACCAAACTATTCCG GTAA
- the tnpo3 gene encoding transportin-3 isoform X3: MEGGKPSLPLVYQAIQALHHDPDTAGKERASMWLGELQTSMYAWEISDQLLQLKQDEESCYFAAQTMKMKVQTSFYELPPDSHNALRDSLLSHIQNLKDRAPMIVTQLALAIADLALQMASWKGCVHTLVEKYNGDVGSMPFLVEILTVLPEEVHSRSLRIGANRRTEIIEDLAYYSSTVVTLLGSCVEKTGSDEMLIKVFRCLGSWFNLGVLDSNFMASNQLLMFLFQVLQRDDTSSNLHEAAADCVCSALYAIENVETNATLALQLFRGVQTLETAYHMAVAREDLDKVLNYCRIFTELCETFLETTVRTPGQGMGDLRTLELLLICAGHPQYEVVEISFNFWYRLGENLYKINDVALHTVFRPYIQRLLHCLARHCQLDPDHEGIPEETDDFGEFRIRVSDLVKDVIFLVGSMECFSQLYSTLKDGSPSWAVTEAVLFIMAAIAKSVDPENNPTLLEVLQQVVLLPEAVHTAVRYTSIELVGEMSEVVDRNPRFLDPVLNYLMKGLREKPLASAAAKAIHNICSVCRDHMTQHFQGLLDIARSLDSFALSTEAAVGLLKGTALVLGRLPLDKIAECLGDLCAVQLLSEESTNGRSADPTVWLDRLAVIFRHTNPIVENGQTHPCQKVIQEIWPVLSETLNAHQADNRIVERCCRCLRFAVRCVGKGSASLLQPLVTQMVSVYQVHPHSCFLYLGSILVDEYGMEEGCRQGLLDMLQALCMPTFQLLEQANGLINHPDTVDDLFRLATRFVQRSPVTLLGSAIIVHIIQCAIAATSLDHRDANCSVMKFVRDLVHTGVANDHMDDFDLRKRLIAQAMEQHGQQLVTQLMHSCCFCLPAYTLPDIAEVLWEVMMFDRPTFCRWLESALKGLPKETSGGTVTVTHKQLTDFHKQVTSADECKQVCWAIREFTKLFR, from the exons ATGGAGGGGGGCAAACCGAGTCTGCCTCTCGTCTACCAGGCGATCCAGGCCCTGCACCATGACCCGGACACGGCCGGAAAGGAGCGAGCCTCGATGTGGCTAGGGGAGCTACAGACATCG ATGTACGCGTGGGAGATCTCGGATCAGCTGTTGCAGCTCAAGCAGGACGAAGAGTCGTGCTACTTTGCCGCTCAGACCATGAAGATGAAGGTCCAGACTTCCTTCTACGAGCTTCCGCCCGATTCCCACAACGCCCTGCGGGACTCGCTGCTCTCTCACATCCAGAACCTCAAAGACCGGGCGCCCATGATCGTGACTCAG ctgGCTTTAGCCATCGCCGATCTGGCTCTTCAGATGGCGTCCTGGAAAGGATGCGTGCACACTCTAGTCGAAAA GTACAACGGCGACGTGGGCTCCATGCCCTTCCTGGTGGAGATCCTGACCGTGCTTCCCGAAGAGGTCCACAGTCGCTCGCTACGTATCGGAGCCAATCGGAGGACGGAGATTATCGAGGACTTGGCGTATTACTCGTCCACCGTGGTCACGCTTTTG GGCTCGTGCGTGGAAAAGACGGGTAGCGACGAGATGCTCATCAAGGTTTTCCGTTGTCTGGGGAGCTGGTTCAACCTGGGGGTCCTGGACAGTAACTTCATGGCCAGCAACCAGTTACTCATGTTCCTCTTCCAAGTCCTG CAGAGGGACGACACGTCCAGCAACCTCCACGAAGCGGCCGCCGACTGCGTGTGCTCCGCCCTCTACGCCATCGAGAACGTGGAGACCAACGCCACCTTGGCGCTTCAGCTTTTCCGGGGCGTGCAGACGCTGGAGACGGCCTACCACATGGCCGTGGCCCGCGAGGACCTGGACAA AGTTCTCAACTATTGCCGAATCTTCACCGAGCTGTGCGAGACCTTTTTGGAGACGACGGTCAGGACCCCGGGTCAAGGGATGGGAGACCTGAGGACGCTGGAGCTGCTGTTGATCTGCGCCGGGCACCCCCAGTACGAG GTGGTGGAGATCTCCTTCAACTTCTGGTACCGGCTGGGGGAAAACCTCTACAAGATCAACGACGTGGCGCTCCATACTGTTTTCCGGCCGTACATTCAGAGACTCCTGCACTGCTTGGCTCGGCATTGCCAGTTGGATCCGGATCAC GAAGGAATTCCCGAGGAGACGGACGACTTTGGCGAGTTCAGGATCAGGGTTTCCGACCTGGTTAAAGACGTGATTTTCCTGGTGGGCTCCATGGAGTGCTTCTCCCAg TTGTATTCTACCCTGAAAGACGGAAGCCCCTCTTGGGCAGTGACCGAAGCCGTTCTCTTCATCATGGCCGCCATCGCCAAAAGCGTCGACCC TGAAAACAACCCCACCCTCTTGGAGGTCTTGCAACAAGTGGTCTTGCTCCCGGAAGCCGTCCACACGGCCGTGCGCTACACCAGCATCGAGCTGGTGGGAGAAATGAGCGAGGTGGTGGACCGGAACCCCAGATTCCTGG ACCCGGTGCTGAACTACCTGATGAAAGGCCTGAGAGAGAAGCCGCTAGCCTCGGCCGCCGCCAAGGCCATCCATAACATCTGCTCGGTGTGCCGGGACCACATGACTCAGCACTTCCAGGGTCTCCTGGACATCGCCCGCTCCCTGGACTCCTTTGCGCTCTCCACGGAGGCCGCCGTGGGGCTGCTGAAAG GAACGGCGCTGGTCCTGGGTCGTCTTCCTCTGGACAAGATTGCCGAGTGCCTGGGGGACCTCTGCGCCGTTCAG CTCCTGTCGGAAGAATCCACCAACGGGCGATCGGCCGATCCCACCGTCTGGCTGGACCGACTGGCCGTCATCTTCAG ACACACCAACCCCATCGTGGAGAACGGACAGACGCACCCCTGCCAGAAGGTCATCCAGGAG ATCTGGCCCGTGCTGTCGGAGACGCTCAACGCCCATCAGGCGGACAACCGCATCGTGGAGCGATGTTGCCGCTGCCTCCGCTTTGCCGTGCGCTGCGTGGGCAAAGGATCGGCCTCCTTGCTCCAGCCGCTGGTCACACAG ATGGTTAGCGTTTACCAGGTGCATCCGCACTCGTGCTTCCTGTACCTGGGCAGTATCCTGGTGGACGAGTACGGTATGGAAGAGGGCTGTCGGCAGGGCCTCCTGGACATGTTGCAG GCATTGTGCATGCCCACCTTCCAGCTCTTGGAGCAGGCCAACGGCCTCATCAACCATCCGGACACGGTGGACGACCTCTTCAGACTGGCCACCAG GTTCGTCCAACGGAGTCCCGTCACGCTGCTCGGCAGCGCCATCATCGTTCACATCATCCAGTGCGCCATCGCCGCCACCTCGCTGGACCACCGAGACGCCAACTGCAGCGTCATGAAGTTTGTGCGGGACCTGGTCCACACGGGCGTGGCCAACGAC CACATGGACGACTTTGATCTGAGGAAGCGGCTGATCGCCCAGGCCATGGAGCAGCACGGCCAGCAGCTGGTCACGCAGCTCATGCACTCCTGCTGCTTCTGTTTGCCCGCGTACACGCTACCCGACATCGCAGAGGTCCTGTGGGAAGTCATGATGTTCGACCGGCCG ACCTTTTGCCGCTGGTTGGAGAGTGCGCTAAAGGGCTTGCCCAAGGAGACGTCGGGGGGCACCGTCACCGTCACGCACAAGCAGCTGACGGATTTTCACAAACAAGTCACCAG TGCCGATGAATGTAAGCAAGTTTGCTGGGCCATCAGAGAGTTCACCAAACTATTCCG GTAA
- the tnpo3 gene encoding transportin-3 isoform X2, with product MEGGKPSLPLVYQAIQALHHDPDTAGKERASMWLGELQTSMYAWEISDQLLQLKQDEESCYFAAQTMKMKVQTSFYELPPDSHNALRDSLLSHIQNLKDRAPMIVTQLALAIADLALQMASWKGCVHTLVEKYNGDVGSMPFLVEILTVLPEEVHSRSLRIGANRRTEIIEDLAYYSSTVVTLLGSCVEKTGSDEMLIKVFRCLGSWFNLGVLDSNFMASNQLLMFLFQVLRDDTSSNLHEAAADCVCSALYAIENVETNATLALQLFRGVQTLETAYHMAVAREDLDKVLNYCRIFTELCETFLETTVRTPGQGMGDLRTLELLLICAGHPQYEVVEISFNFWYRLGENLYKINDVALHTVFRPYIQRLLHCLARHCQLDPDHEGIPEETDDFGEFRIRVSDLVKDVIFLVGSMECFSQLYSTLKDGSPSWAVTEAVLFIMAAIAKSVDPENNPTLLEVLQQVVLLPEAVHTAVRYTSIELVGEMSEVVDRNPRFLDPVLNYLMKGLREKPLASAAAKAIHNICSVCRDHMTQHFQGLLDIARSLDSFALSTEAAVGLLKGTALVLGRLPLDKIAECLGDLCAVQVAALKKLLSEESTNGRSADPTVWLDRLAVIFRHTNPIVENGQTHPCQKVIQEIWPVLSETLNAHQADNRIVERCCRCLRFAVRCVGKGSASLLQPLVTQMVSVYQVHPHSCFLYLGSILVDEYGMEEGCRQGLLDMLQALCMPTFQLLEQANGLINHPDTVDDLFRLATRFVQRSPVTLLGSAIIVHIIQCAIAATSLDHRDANCSVMKFVRDLVHTGVANDHMDDFDLRKRLIAQAMEQHGQQLVTQLMHSCCFCLPAYTLPDIAEVLWEVMMFDRPTFCRWLESALKGLPKETSGGTVTVTHKQLTDFHKQVTSADECKQVCWAIREFTKLFR from the exons ATGGAGGGGGGCAAACCGAGTCTGCCTCTCGTCTACCAGGCGATCCAGGCCCTGCACCATGACCCGGACACGGCCGGAAAGGAGCGAGCCTCGATGTGGCTAGGGGAGCTACAGACATCG ATGTACGCGTGGGAGATCTCGGATCAGCTGTTGCAGCTCAAGCAGGACGAAGAGTCGTGCTACTTTGCCGCTCAGACCATGAAGATGAAGGTCCAGACTTCCTTCTACGAGCTTCCGCCCGATTCCCACAACGCCCTGCGGGACTCGCTGCTCTCTCACATCCAGAACCTCAAAGACCGGGCGCCCATGATCGTGACTCAG ctgGCTTTAGCCATCGCCGATCTGGCTCTTCAGATGGCGTCCTGGAAAGGATGCGTGCACACTCTAGTCGAAAA GTACAACGGCGACGTGGGCTCCATGCCCTTCCTGGTGGAGATCCTGACCGTGCTTCCCGAAGAGGTCCACAGTCGCTCGCTACGTATCGGAGCCAATCGGAGGACGGAGATTATCGAGGACTTGGCGTATTACTCGTCCACCGTGGTCACGCTTTTG GGCTCGTGCGTGGAAAAGACGGGTAGCGACGAGATGCTCATCAAGGTTTTCCGTTGTCTGGGGAGCTGGTTCAACCTGGGGGTCCTGGACAGTAACTTCATGGCCAGCAACCAGTTACTCATGTTCCTCTTCCAAGTCCTG AGGGACGACACGTCCAGCAACCTCCACGAAGCGGCCGCCGACTGCGTGTGCTCCGCCCTCTACGCCATCGAGAACGTGGAGACCAACGCCACCTTGGCGCTTCAGCTTTTCCGGGGCGTGCAGACGCTGGAGACGGCCTACCACATGGCCGTGGCCCGCGAGGACCTGGACAA AGTTCTCAACTATTGCCGAATCTTCACCGAGCTGTGCGAGACCTTTTTGGAGACGACGGTCAGGACCCCGGGTCAAGGGATGGGAGACCTGAGGACGCTGGAGCTGCTGTTGATCTGCGCCGGGCACCCCCAGTACGAG GTGGTGGAGATCTCCTTCAACTTCTGGTACCGGCTGGGGGAAAACCTCTACAAGATCAACGACGTGGCGCTCCATACTGTTTTCCGGCCGTACATTCAGAGACTCCTGCACTGCTTGGCTCGGCATTGCCAGTTGGATCCGGATCAC GAAGGAATTCCCGAGGAGACGGACGACTTTGGCGAGTTCAGGATCAGGGTTTCCGACCTGGTTAAAGACGTGATTTTCCTGGTGGGCTCCATGGAGTGCTTCTCCCAg TTGTATTCTACCCTGAAAGACGGAAGCCCCTCTTGGGCAGTGACCGAAGCCGTTCTCTTCATCATGGCCGCCATCGCCAAAAGCGTCGACCC TGAAAACAACCCCACCCTCTTGGAGGTCTTGCAACAAGTGGTCTTGCTCCCGGAAGCCGTCCACACGGCCGTGCGCTACACCAGCATCGAGCTGGTGGGAGAAATGAGCGAGGTGGTGGACCGGAACCCCAGATTCCTGG ACCCGGTGCTGAACTACCTGATGAAAGGCCTGAGAGAGAAGCCGCTAGCCTCGGCCGCCGCCAAGGCCATCCATAACATCTGCTCGGTGTGCCGGGACCACATGACTCAGCACTTCCAGGGTCTCCTGGACATCGCCCGCTCCCTGGACTCCTTTGCGCTCTCCACGGAGGCCGCCGTGGGGCTGCTGAAAG GAACGGCGCTGGTCCTGGGTCGTCTTCCTCTGGACAAGATTGCCGAGTGCCTGGGGGACCTCTGCGCCGTTCAGGTGGCCGCCCTCAAAAAG CTCCTGTCGGAAGAATCCACCAACGGGCGATCGGCCGATCCCACCGTCTGGCTGGACCGACTGGCCGTCATCTTCAG ACACACCAACCCCATCGTGGAGAACGGACAGACGCACCCCTGCCAGAAGGTCATCCAGGAG ATCTGGCCCGTGCTGTCGGAGACGCTCAACGCCCATCAGGCGGACAACCGCATCGTGGAGCGATGTTGCCGCTGCCTCCGCTTTGCCGTGCGCTGCGTGGGCAAAGGATCGGCCTCCTTGCTCCAGCCGCTGGTCACACAG ATGGTTAGCGTTTACCAGGTGCATCCGCACTCGTGCTTCCTGTACCTGGGCAGTATCCTGGTGGACGAGTACGGTATGGAAGAGGGCTGTCGGCAGGGCCTCCTGGACATGTTGCAG GCATTGTGCATGCCCACCTTCCAGCTCTTGGAGCAGGCCAACGGCCTCATCAACCATCCGGACACGGTGGACGACCTCTTCAGACTGGCCACCAG GTTCGTCCAACGGAGTCCCGTCACGCTGCTCGGCAGCGCCATCATCGTTCACATCATCCAGTGCGCCATCGCCGCCACCTCGCTGGACCACCGAGACGCCAACTGCAGCGTCATGAAGTTTGTGCGGGACCTGGTCCACACGGGCGTGGCCAACGAC CACATGGACGACTTTGATCTGAGGAAGCGGCTGATCGCCCAGGCCATGGAGCAGCACGGCCAGCAGCTGGTCACGCAGCTCATGCACTCCTGCTGCTTCTGTTTGCCCGCGTACACGCTACCCGACATCGCAGAGGTCCTGTGGGAAGTCATGATGTTCGACCGGCCG ACCTTTTGCCGCTGGTTGGAGAGTGCGCTAAAGGGCTTGCCCAAGGAGACGTCGGGGGGCACCGTCACCGTCACGCACAAGCAGCTGACGGATTTTCACAAACAAGTCACCAG TGCCGATGAATGTAAGCAAGTTTGCTGGGCCATCAGAGAGTTCACCAAACTATTCCG GTAA